Below is a window of Entelurus aequoreus isolate RoL-2023_Sb linkage group LG07, RoL_Eaeq_v1.1, whole genome shotgun sequence DNA.
TACTcaaggacaccaaaacgcattgAATTGATTTTAATCAGCCCCTCGCGTCCTCTAGcagttataaaatgatgttgctgaatagactaatatttttaatctcagactgtccaaaatgttgacacgctCGCGTAGGACGGAGGACGATTCTCATCTGTTCATCGTCTAtctgtgatgagtgttgataaatcacactgcgagtgctaaattattatatttgcatcttctcttcCCAGTATTTtaccagcatatattttgcacaaTAATGAAGACAAGAGATGCTAAATGGACTGCACGCCTTTTTCTCCACTTTACgcacatttagtagatcagctttgcgtgtgctatgaagttgtagtacacacaaacctttagtaaatcaggcccagtgTGTTGTACTTATTGCACAACAGCTGTTTGGTTGCAACGTGCATCTTCATTGCagttttggaggtgttgaaatcgccatgtaaaatcactaatgctaatcaatagcatgtgtatggcaaagccaatgtaaattagcacagggctagcacattttgaaaggtGAAACCTTACTTTTTTAGCCCAGTCTATCAGGCATACCTTCATGACGTCATGTGCAACAAAGATTcatcaaaatattattttacgTGACTCAGTACTTGGTAGCACCGAAGGAATTTGGTTGGTAGCCATAAAATTACAAAATTCTGTACCCATCCCtaacttttatatatattttaaaagtttAAAGATGCTAAAGCCAATCCAATGTACTGTAGGTCAATGTATGCTAAGCTATCTGGCCAAtcgtaactaataataataataatgtatcatttttttttgacATTATCAGTCCCTCCAAGATTTCGCTATCTTATTTGAGATTGTTGCGGCCTAAAATGTCTTAATATGCGGCAGCTCTTTCCAGACGGTTACGACAAGAGTTACGATGTttggagaattttttttttcagtaaagtgtaatcaacttttgattgtgaGAATTTATCAAATTCATCTTCAAAAACCACAGgatgaaaaatttttttttaaaaaaaggaaaaatactgtattgatgttctaCTCATTTTATACCGCAGAGActtaaagtagacactagatggcagtaaaggcACCTTTTttaattactgtactgtttaaaTCATTATAACTAATGGTTCATTATAATTATAGAAAGAAACGCTACAAaaggcttcttcttcttcttcggtgtcgtCCACAAATGTATCTAATatataaatcatacttgccaaccctcccgtttttagcgggagactcccggtattcagtgcctctcccgataacctcccggcagaaattttctcccgacaaactcccggtattcagccggagctggaggccacgccccctctagctcaatgcggacctgagtggggacagcctgttctcacgtccgctttcccacaatataaacagcttgcctgcccaatgacgtcataacatctacggcttttagagagtagagtgcacaactgcgcacacaacaaggagacgaagcagaagaacgagggagttacagacatggcgacgccgtcgacgagcaagatgaagaaatacgcttgcaagttccaaaacgaatggaaacaagaatttcagttcatccaggacagttcgaaggggaaggggtatgtaattatgttgcctgtacattttgtagaacagacttctccattgaacacggtggccgagtcatgaacgaaggaaaagttaaacaggacaatactgccatctactggatagcccccggaacactgaaattcaagtatttattttatttatatgtataataaataaatatatatacataaatatatagctagaattcactgaaagtcaagtatttcatacatatatatatatatatgaaatacttgagttggtgaattctagctgtaaacatactctcctcttaaccacgccccaaccacacccccccaccccccacctcccgatattggaggtctcaaggttggcaagtatgatataaatATATGTTAGTTAGGAAGTGAGCATGtttattacccagaaggcttagcactgTAGACGGGATCCAGAAGTAGCGCTAAACTATGCGGGAGGACAACAATTGTGCCATGTAAGGAATAAATAGTTGAAATATAGATAGGTTTTGATCAGACAGTTCGGAGACAAATTAGAGGCTGATTGGCCGAAATATTGGGGGAAGTTGAAGGCATTGGACAAAGTGGTGAGGCCGCGCATCATTATTTGacagggattggttgaatttggaTGATTGTGACAGCGCAAAGTCCTGGAGAGACTGCCATTAAAAAAGCCGCTGTGGACCAAAAATggaaactttggacaccccagatcTAGCGAGTTTGGACTTGACATGAACGAGCGCTTGCTTCAGCTTTCTTATTTCAAATAAATGATCCTGTGGAAAAGCAGGGATTAGTAAGCATGCGTCGTCAACCTCAAGAGATCCAATCCTCTCGTACTTTCTTGAAGCGAGGGCCAGAGAACTGAGCCACAAATATGACGAGGCGTACATGAGTCTTCCGTATGCGGCATGTTGTCGAGCATTAAATCCCACGTGGGAGGTGGTCTAAAAATAGTCCCCGCCTCTGATGGGCTGAGAAGCTATAGTGACAACGCCAAGCTAGGGATACTTGTGCGAGTCAGGAGGAAAGGGAAAGTGTCGGTGAAGGAATAGTTGTTGCCAGGTTGTAGGTGGAGTTTTGAGATGAAGACTGAGGGGACGCTAGCGGACTATAAATGGGCCGCGCGGAGATGGGTAAAGGTGGGGAGTATTGAGCAGCGGTGGCAGATGTTGGCGAGTCCGAGCTCACCTCATCGCCCTCCTCCGAGTCCCACACTTCACTTTGCAAGTAGTCCGCAAACAAGGCCTTGGCGCGTTGCAGGATCCGGCTGAGATTGTGGCGCCGCACCAGCCGATCAAAGTGCATGGCGAGCTCGTTGTAATCCAGGCTGTTCTTGATGATGTGGTCTCGGTGTTCCAGCAGAATGGACAAGCACAAAAAAAGCATAAAAGGATTGCCTTTCCCGAACTCTTGGGGAGGTGGAAGCGAACACGGTTTGATGCTGGCCTCCGGTTTTGGCGAGGTGTCCATGTGAACCGCAGCGCTCGAGGGTTTGTTGCTAGGAGAATGCAGGATGTTGGAAGAGGGCCTGGAGCCAGCCTGTGACGAACCCCTCCCGAAAGGCAAGATTGGTGAGGAGAGAAAGGATCGATTTTGAGCATGGGAGTGAGATGTTGTTTTTACAGAAGGGTAGGCGGTCAAGTTCAAACCCGTACTCCTGAGCAACTGTGCAGGAGACGTGATTACTTTTGGGACAGTTCTTGATAAGGCCTCTCTTCCATTGGTTACGAATCCAAAGGTGGTCTGCGGAGGAGATTCCGGTGTAGCACCTGACCAACTGGAAGGTAAGCCTGAAGAGGAATGAGATGCAGGGCCAGCCTTCAAGACTGGTGGACCACTGAAGGACATGGGATGTGATGAGTCTGGAGGGAAGCCATTGTTACAGTATTTGATCAAAGGGGTTCTTTCTCCAGGATCCTCCTCACTGTCAGTGGTGGACTGACGGGTTGGAATGCGTGGTGACGACCGTGAATCGATCAAACTCTGTTGCTGCTTGGCATCCTTCCCATCGAAGCCATCCTCACTTTGGGCAGTGTAGTATTTAAACTCTCCAAAGCTCTCCTCAATAGAAGAAGCAGCCTTGCCTGGGGTGACTTTAGAAAGACCACCACTACTTCCAGGTCCTGCCGCTGCTGTGACCACATCAGGATCTTCTCTCGAGGGCCGAAGCATATGTTGCCTACGCTGCTTCTCTTTTATTTCCCAGTCTTGCTCAAGTCGATTGTCAGCGGGCTTTTTCTTGCTTGTGAAACGCGTCGTTTTGTCCGACGGCAACGGCGCTCCCCGCAGCTCCACTTCAGTTTCAGGAGGATCAGGAGGCAAGGAGCTCCAAGTAACCTCAAGCATCCTTAGAGCGTCATCAAAAGCAAACTCTCGCTTGAGCTCCAGGAGCAACCAGCGGTAACAGAAGAACAGGTCATCAGCTCCGCGGGAAACCAGGTAAGAGTAGAATTCATAATCCGAGTACTGCAAGAGTAATTTGAGATGCTGGAACTTAATAGACATCAGCTGTCCGTCGGGTCGGAAGTTCCCCTCCAGGCGTTTCATAATGCCACAAAAGCAAATGAAGGCATGTGCCTCATTATCCATAACGGCAAGTATAGGGGAGGCGATGTCACTCATGCCTTGACAGTACGAGATCTGGAAGAATAACAAATATCCATGAAATGATCAGACAGACAGTCTTCATTGTGAAAAAGACCTTGAATAAAAAAGCAAACATAAGAGCTATAAACACCTGCGGATGCGTGATGGCGAAGGTAGTAAGCAGGTCTGTGAGGGCAGTCAAATGTGGACTGTCCTCGGAGCCGGCGTAGTAGGGATGGGCACGGTCTGTCCTCAAGACATCTTTCAGTACGTTCCCTCGGATAAATTCAAGATCCTCGTGACTGACGTGAGATGTCCATTCGTTCTTCAGCTGGTCATACTCCCTTGTCTTCCGCTTCATGTAGTCCATTCTTTCCTGCCCACTCAGTCCGTCTGGGTAGACATTAAGGAGGTAGCGCCAAACAACCTAAAAAGAACAACAGTCATAAAGAAAACTTATTTCCGTTCAGAAAACTGAGAACTACATGTCAGTAAGTCTCGAGTCATAGTCATGAAGTGATAGTCACGGTTCTAATCAGTCATAGTCCCAGCCTACGGAAGTTTCCATTTGGTCTGTCCCCCAACTCTAATATGTTTGGACTTTTGGTAGGTTCCTCTGTTGCAGTAAAAACTAAAGTCGAGGCCTGTTTCCCCTTCCCAAGTCTGATGGTCAAAAAGTAATTTAGTCTTTGCTTCAACAGCCACCAGTGAAGCTGCCTGCACTTTCTGAACAACTCTCTGAGTAACAAAGAACACATTTTACTGTGTGAAGCCCTTCTTATAACCCACTGGTGGACAGGCGACTAAGGATCAGATCAGCACCCCTGGGGATGACCTAGGCTCCGGTTGAGCGCTGACAATACGATCAAGCTTGACAAACTAGAGGTTGTAGACCTAACAAGGTCACCGTTGACAAAGGGAAGCAGTGCTATGCTATGGGTGTGATGGGGACTCGGTCCGGCTGCGGGGCATTCTGGTAGACTCCGCATCCTCCACTTCAGAACTTCTTCCCAAAACACCTCTGAACTTGTGCGACCCCTGAACGAATCGAGCCAATCTTTGTAGTTTGGTGAAGAAGTATCGCATAAATGGTCATTTCCAATTTTCTCGATTAAATGCCCGCCATTGTTTCTATAAAGGTTATTTTTGCTTCCGCCGGCCAGGAAACCCCAGAAATGACCGGTAAACAATAacaagctgaccaatcacagcccTGCGGACCGCGTCGCCGCTGATTTTTTGGGATGTGCACGTCAAGGTCTGAGGGAGGACTACACTGCGTGACGTGAGAGTATATTCTAGGCCTAATTTGTTCAAAAGGCatttctacctcaaagaactgctcacccccaaatcctccacacgacacctgcgctctggacaggctaacctcctccaacctccgaggacaaagctcagaactatgggagaccgggctttctgctctgctgctcccagtctgtggaacgctctccctgaccacctgagggcaccacagactgtggatgctttaaaataaggcttaaaaacccttatttttaaaaaaagcctttttttagatatatgtatttacgtttttaaatgcactgcagcACTtcgaggttgtttgctcaaagtaaagtgcttttacaaataaaatctatcattattattattattactgcacCTTTCGTAGAGAAGGATCCACACCGCCGTGGTAGATCCGCAGTCTTAGCTCCTCGGGCCGTGTCAACTGTCCTTGTCCATTGAGGTAACTATGAAACTCAGTGTCATTCAGAGGTGGCTTGAAAGGCTTGATCTCCTCGCCGTAGGACCAGCTGAAAGCTTGCTGGACTCGAGAGAACGTCCGACCAACCTGAAACCAAACGTAAGGACCGCATGAGCACAGAGATTTGTGGCAAAGTGTGTGGAAGACAAAGAATCAAAGGAACCTGGGAGATTAAAGTCTGGGTGAAAGGAAGTGCTGCAGATGCCAAAGACCTCGTCCTGTCTGCGAGAAGCTGCTCCGAACCAATCACATCCTTAGGACTGATGATGTCCCAGTCCTCCATGACGGGACCTAAAATTGAACAAATAAACACTGTTGTAAAATAAGAAAGCGACTTCGCTAGCCATCCCTCGGCATCACCACGTTTCACAAGGAAATATTACATCCAAGACCAAAACCTGGTACAATAAACTTGTGGGATACTActagggctgggccataaaaccatatcaatatatatcaatatcaataaaaaatgtgtttgataaaaaaGTTTGATAATTTTATTTCTTCTTTGTCGgaagaaaggtgaagtatggaagcaaggttggttgcatgaacaaaggcactcgaactctggtaacctagcaacgcaggaagtgaggactgatcagtgggagtgacatgctaacagccaatcgggtaacagtatcaactgccacgtttggttgcgccatcttgtttgtctcgctgttgattctctacatggagtgagaagagaaagtaaaaacgagtcacctggacagtatggcagttttttggaccgtagtcagaccaatgtggtgtgtaaatgatgcaaggcaagaccactaataccacaccaccttagccgcgctcaccctttagagcacagctgtgacttcctggcactaaacctgcagaaaatagttctcaggtttctctatgtttacattttcacactttgcactattttattacactttatgaagcatttcttacatattcatgaTTTTTGTACCTTCATTTTATGAGATTATTgtgaagtgttcaatgtgattttactattttgtttacattgttttccatgcttgtgttgacatttactttcctttctgccttgacagctgagagattataacatttaatataccgtatttttcggactataaggcgcacttaaaatccttttatttttgcaaaactcaacagtgcgccttataacccggtgcgccctaatgcagtgttttccaatcttttttgaggcaaggcacattttcttcattaaaaaatgcggaggcacaccaccagcagaaaacgttaaaaaatgaaactccaccaggtcgtcatgccttattttgagtttgttggtgttttcctgtgtgtagtgctttagttattgtcttgcgctcttattttggtggcccttcctgttttgttggtgttttcctgtagcagtttcatgtcttcctttgagcgctattccccgcacctgctttgtgttagcaagcaaggctatttacattgttgctatccttctttgtgtggacattgttgattgccatgtcatgttcggatgtactttgtggacgccgtaagtttttgctttcgtccagcattctgtctctgtttactttgtagccagttcagtttgactttcgttttgcatagccatagcCTTtttcttttgttcatttttggtttaaagcataacatacctttttacctgcaccctgcctcccgctgtgctctgcatattgggatcacaacaaaccatcctcgtctcagccgacacattccgacttttacaaagcaatgaactacctgctgccacctactgacatggagtattacgtggttaccctgcccagttctacacagcacagacaccttcataacaatatgtaatatgtacaatatacacactgcaagtatatatatcatgtagtaacagacaccttcataacaatatgtaatatgtacaatatacacactgcaagtatatatatcatgtagtaacagacaccttcataacaatatgtaatatgtacaatatacacactgcaagtatatatatcatgtagtaacagacaccttcataacaatatgtaatatgtacaatatacacactgcaagtatatatatataataaatataaaaaagatcgaaaatagaccattcattagcagtgcgccttataatccgatgcgccctatggtccggaaaatacggtacttttttaaTCCTAGTCATTATTTTCGATTGGTCATATAAATATCAATAATGACTGATATCAAAAGACttctatcgtgatacagttttaagCCATATGGCCCAGCTCTAGATACTGCAAAATGTTCCAAATATGAAGTGTTGGAAAGAGAGTAAACCCGGTGTGAAACTGTACTTTTTATGCGGTTCAAAAAgatgtaaaaatatgtattttgctTCCCGTCAAAAGCAGAAGTATCAGTAATAGTTACTCAGCATTGTTCATACTGTATGTACTACAGTCACTCTGCTGCTCTTTTCTTTCTCTCTGCAACTTGGATTACTATCTTTCTTGTCCAAATATCATTTTTCTTTGTCCTGGCCAGCCAGTGAGTCCCAAAGCTAAGGTGTTCTGTCCTGTCCTACAATCTCCTCCTCTGGTTACTAGATCATTTCTACAGCATTTTCAAGCAGAGACTGGCTGTGTGTGCCACGCGGGACCTGAGCGTACATTACGTGTCCTTACTGTCCTCTGAAGGTTTCACGTCCATCTTGAGTTGCAGATACGGCTTGGCTGCGCTGGCAAAGGCAACATCCAAATCCCCGTCGGACGTCAACGTCAGGAACATTTCCGCAGCGCCTCCACTTCGGGACATGTAACTGATCTCAAAATTCCGCTTCCTAGGGAAACAGAAGACATTTTGACCTTGCCAGGATAATTGTCTCTGATCCACGGGATCCGAGTTTCTCACCCGTTCAAGTCAAAGGCCTTGATGAGAATATGCTGCAACACCTCCAGCGACGTGATCTGAGGGTCCACAGCAAAGGAGCGGAAGTCCACAGGAAGAACTCCGTCACTTTTCTGAAATGCATTATGACATCACAATCTGAAAACAAGTCAcgctaattagggctgcaactttaGATCCATGACTTAATGGAATAAAAGGCACTTTAGAGCATCAATGCctgttttagggaaaatagttgaaatagagAAATATTTTTCTGCCTGCTACAACATGTGTGCATGAATAAGAAGAATGATCCAGTTTGCCAAACTACAAATGatggcacccacacaccaccgctctcatggaCGCTCCATTGCGTGGAAACAATGTCTATGTCTTTAAGGCCCTCCGATTGATCAAGTTTGATTAGTTGCACACATTAAACAATGTCTATGTCTTTAAGGCCCTCCGATTGATCAGGTTTGATTAGTTGCACACATTAAACAATGTCTATGTCTTTAAGGCCCTCCGATTGATCAAGTTTGATTATGTGGTCCGCCATTAAATTTCACGTATCCTgcgacatcatttatgtggcccgtcacttcattttacgtggcccgtcacttcattttacgtggcccgccacttcattttaatggCCTGTCACTAtattttatgtagtccaccacattattttccgttattttatgtggcccgccacatcattttacgtgcaccaccacatcattttaatggccTGCCACtatattttatgtagtccgccacattgTGTTAAGTGGCCCAACCACGTCATTTATGTcattcgccacatcattttatgtggtcagccacattattttatgtggtcagccacattatttta
It encodes the following:
- the tbc1d25 gene encoding TBC1 domain family member 25, with protein sequence MAGEEEREVVRVKVKKSDGVLPVDFRSFAVDPQITSLEVLQHILIKAFDLNGKRNFEISYMSRSGGAAEMFLTLTSDGDLDVAFASAAKPYLQLKMDVKPSEDSPVMEDWDIISPKDVIGSEQLLADRTRSLASAALPFTQTLISQVGRTFSRVQQAFSWSYGEEIKPFKPPLNDTEFHSYLNGQGQLTRPEELRLRIYHGGVDPSLRKVVWRYLLNVYPDGLSGQERMDYMKRKTREYDQLKNEWTSHVSHEDLEFIRGNVLKDVLRTDRAHPYYAGSEDSPHLTALTDLLTTFAITHPQISYCQGMSDIASPILAVMDNEAHAFICFCGIMKRLEGNFRPDGQLMSIKFQHLKLLLQYSDYEFYSYLVSRGADDLFFCYRWLLLELKREFAFDDALRMLEVTWSSLPPDPPETEVELRGAPLPSDKTTRFTSKKKPADNRLEQDWEIKEKQRRQHMLRPSREDPDVVTAAAGPGSSGGLSKVTPGKAASSIEESFGEFKYYTAQSEDGFDGKDAKQQQSLIDSRSSPRIPTRQSTTDSEEDPGERTPLIKYCNNGFPPDSSHPMSFSGPPVLKAGPASHSSSGLPSSWSGATPESPPQTTFGFVTNGREALSRTVPKVITSPAQLLRSTGLNLTAYPSVKTTSHSHAQNRSFLSSPILPFGRGSSQAGSRPSSNILHSPSNKPSSAAVHMDTSPKPEASIKPCSLPPPQEFGKGNPFMLFLCLSILLEHRDHIIKNSLDYNELAMHFDRLVRRHNLSRILQRAKALFADYLQSEVWDSEEGDEVSSDSPTSATAAQYSPPLPISARPIYSPLASPQSSSQNSTYNLATTIPSPTLSLSS